From a single Candidatus Auribacterota bacterium genomic region:
- the gvpN gene encoding gas vesicle protein GvpN, which produces MVDEMTTVLEPSPLPDFVETKYIKDVTDRSLSYIKAGFPVHFRGVSGTGKTTLAMHIASKIGRPVVMIHGDEEFTTSDLVGGEYGYRIRKVVDRFVSRVLKVEEDMIKRWVDNRLTVACKYGFTLIYDEFTRSRPEANNILLSILQEKMMDLPVGRGGEEPYLRVDPDFTAVFTSNPEEYAGVHRSQDALRDRMITMDLEHFDYETELAITQAKSKLSKHHAEKVVNIVRGLRESGKCEFAPTIRGCIMIAKTLKVQNMTPSNSDGFLKMCQDILASETSRVGSRTNQARVKEVVRDLVEKELGKARSAEKIGQKSEKETSVV; this is translated from the coding sequence ATGGTTGATGAGATGACCACAGTATTGGAGCCAAGTCCTCTGCCGGACTTTGTGGAAACCAAGTATATCAAGGATGTTACCGATAGGAGCCTTTCCTATATTAAGGCCGGCTTTCCGGTTCACTTCAGGGGGGTATCCGGCACCGGCAAGACAACGTTGGCTATGCATATCGCGAGTAAAATAGGACGGCCGGTGGTGATGATTCATGGAGATGAAGAGTTTACCACCTCTGATTTAGTCGGTGGCGAGTATGGCTATCGAATCAGAAAGGTGGTTGACCGCTTTGTATCCAGGGTTTTGAAGGTAGAAGAGGATATGATAAAGAGATGGGTGGATAACCGGCTGACCGTTGCCTGTAAGTACGGATTTACGCTGATCTATGACGAATTCACCCGGTCGCGCCCGGAAGCTAATAATATTCTCCTCTCCATCCTTCAGGAGAAGATGATGGATTTGCCGGTGGGAAGAGGTGGAGAAGAACCATATTTAAGGGTTGATCCTGATTTTACCGCTGTTTTTACCTCCAACCCTGAGGAATATGCCGGGGTACACAGGAGTCAGGATGCGCTAAGGGATAGAATGATTACCATGGACCTGGAGCACTTTGACTATGAGACAGAGCTGGCAATAACCCAGGCGAAATCCAAGCTCTCAAAACACCATGCCGAGAAGGTAGTTAATATTGTCAGGGGCTTGAGGGAATCGGGAAAGTGCGAATTCGCTCCAACCATCCGCGGCTGTATTATGATTGCAAAAACGCTTAAAGTCCAGAATATGACTCCTTCCAACTCAGATGGGTTCCTGAAGATGTGTCAGGATATCCTGGCATCTGAGACAAGCCGGGTTGGCTCAAGGACGAATCAAGCCAGGGTGAAAGAAGTAGTCAGAGATCTTGTGGAAAAGGAACTTGGCAAGGCCAGGAGCGCAGAGAAGATTGGACAGAAA